A region from the Altererythrobacter sp. H2 genome encodes:
- a CDS encoding type II toxin-antitoxin system RatA family toxin: MPGIREQRTVPYSAAQMFDLVADVANYREFLPWVVATRIRSDSESEMIADMVVGFKSLRESFTSRVLKERPGKIEVIYVDGPLRDLDNIWRFEDLPEGGCRIDFEVEFTFRNRVFEALAGQYFDRAFRKMVTAFEARADALYGNSNSSAQSVA, translated from the coding sequence ATGCCGGGCATCCGCGAACAGAGGACGGTGCCCTACAGCGCGGCCCAGATGTTCGATCTGGTCGCCGATGTGGCCAACTACAGGGAATTTCTGCCCTGGGTGGTGGCTACCCGGATCCGGTCTGACAGCGAGAGCGAAATGATTGCCGACATGGTAGTCGGCTTCAAGAGCCTGCGGGAGAGTTTCACCTCCCGCGTCCTGAAAGAGCGGCCCGGCAAGATCGAAGTCATCTACGTCGACGGGCCGCTGCGGGATCTCGACAACATCTGGCGGTTCGAGGATCTGCCCGAAGGCGGTTGCCGGATCGATTTCGAGGTCGAATTCACCTTCCGCAACCGGGTGTTCGAAGCTCTGGCCGGGCAGTATTTCGACCGCGCTTTCCGCAAGATGGTGACCGCATTCGAAGCCCGCGCCGATGCGCTCTACGGCAATAGCAATTCCAGCGCGCAAAGCGTCGCCTGA
- the lipA gene encoding lipoyl synthase: MNDLSSAPQTETERPARQRKPDWIRVKAPTSEGYHETRRLMRDLNLNTVCEEAACPNIGECWSKKHATVMILGDVCTRACAFCNVKTGMPRTVDPMEPDNVAIAAGKMGLEHIVITSVDRDDLPDGGAGQFVKVIKALRRETPGTTIEILTPDFRGKMRPAVEAICEAGPDVYNHNLETVPRLYPTIRPGARYYASLRLLEEVKHHDPMIFTKSGIMLGLGEQRLEVHQVMDDMRSADVDFITMGQYLQPTPRHAKVEDFVTPKAFAAYGAIARAKGFLQVAASPLTRSSYHAGDDFAQMKAARETKLAKGRG, translated from the coding sequence ATGAACGACCTCTCGAGCGCACCCCAGACCGAAACAGAGCGTCCGGCACGCCAGCGCAAGCCGGACTGGATCCGCGTCAAGGCGCCGACCAGCGAAGGCTATCACGAGACGCGCCGCCTGATGCGCGATCTCAATCTCAACACGGTGTGCGAGGAAGCCGCCTGCCCGAATATCGGCGAGTGCTGGAGCAAGAAGCACGCGACGGTCATGATCCTGGGCGACGTTTGCACCCGCGCCTGCGCGTTCTGCAACGTCAAGACGGGGATGCCCCGCACGGTCGATCCCATGGAACCGGACAATGTCGCCATTGCGGCGGGCAAAATGGGTCTCGAGCACATCGTCATCACGTCGGTTGACCGGGATGACCTGCCAGACGGCGGGGCGGGGCAGTTCGTCAAGGTGATCAAGGCCCTGCGGCGCGAGACACCAGGCACCACGATCGAAATCCTGACCCCCGATTTCAGGGGCAAGATGCGCCCGGCCGTCGAGGCGATCTGCGAAGCCGGGCCGGATGTCTACAACCACAACCTCGAAACCGTACCCCGGCTCTATCCCACCATTCGCCCCGGTGCGCGTTACTACGCATCGCTCCGGCTGCTGGAAGAGGTCAAGCACCACGATCCGATGATCTTCACCAAGTCCGGCATCATGCTGGGGCTGGGTGAGCAGCGGCTGGAAGTTCATCAGGTGATGGATGACATGCGTAGTGCCGATGTCGATTTCATCACCATGGGGCAATATCTCCAGCCGACCCCGCGCCATGCCAAGGTCGAGGATTTCGTCACGCCCAAGGCCTTCGCCGCATACGGCGCGATTGCGCGGGCAAAGGGCTTCCTGCAGGTGGCAGCCAGCCCGCTGACCCGGTCGAGCTACCATGCGGGCGACGATTTCGCCCAGATGAAGGCCGCCCGCGAAACAAAGCTGGCCAAAGGACGCGGCTGA
- a CDS encoding sodium-dependent bicarbonate transport family permease produces MDATVIQTFTSPVVLFFVLGLLAAFARSDLAIPEAIAKGMSLYLMAAIGLKGGVAVAESGIDSSVLSALLIGVAASFLLPLIANALLRGFGKLDRINAGAVAAHYGSVSVVTYVTAVEILTASSLVPQGYMVAVLAAMETPAILTGLLLARGLASQPGRGRGELFHEVFLNASVVLLLGAFAIGMIAGPDGFAEVSPFFNAGFKGVLCLFLLDMGLIAARRMMASRSVTWRLATIAIALPLVNGALGTLAGHAIGLDLGSTAAFGVLCASASYIAVPAAMRLALPEADPGIYLTMSLSITFPFNILVNIGLITAFATMLAGEAAPFP; encoded by the coding sequence ATGGACGCGACAGTTATCCAGACTTTCACCTCTCCGGTCGTGCTGTTCTTTGTGCTGGGGCTGCTTGCGGCGTTTGCGAGGTCGGACCTCGCGATTCCTGAGGCCATTGCCAAGGGCATGTCGCTCTATCTCATGGCCGCCATCGGGCTGAAGGGCGGCGTGGCGGTGGCAGAGTCCGGCATTGATTCGAGCGTGCTGAGCGCCCTGCTGATCGGAGTGGCAGCCAGTTTTCTGCTGCCGCTGATTGCCAATGCGCTGCTGCGCGGCTTTGGCAAGCTCGACCGCATCAACGCGGGCGCAGTGGCAGCCCATTACGGGTCAGTCAGTGTGGTGACCTATGTCACCGCGGTCGAGATCCTCACGGCGTCGTCGCTGGTTCCGCAGGGGTACATGGTCGCGGTACTTGCCGCGATGGAGACGCCGGCGATCCTCACCGGTCTGCTTCTGGCGCGCGGATTGGCCAGCCAGCCAGGGCGTGGACGGGGCGAACTGTTCCACGAAGTGTTCCTCAACGCTTCGGTCGTGCTGCTGCTGGGCGCCTTTGCGATCGGCATGATCGCGGGGCCGGATGGCTTTGCCGAGGTATCACCGTTCTTCAATGCGGGCTTCAAGGGCGTCTTGTGTCTGTTCCTGCTCGACATGGGCCTGATTGCCGCGCGGCGGATGATGGCCTCAAGATCGGTCACCTGGCGGCTCGCCACGATTGCCATCGCGCTGCCCCTGGTCAATGGCGCGCTCGGAACGCTGGCGGGCCATGCGATCGGGCTGGACCTGGGCTCGACCGCTGCCTTCGGGGTCCTGTGCGCCAGCGCCAGCTATATCGCGGTGCCGGCGGCCATGCGCCTTGCCCTGCCTGAAGCGGATCCGGGCATTTACCTGACCATGTCGCTCAGCATCACTTTCCCGTTCAACATTCTCGTCAACATTGGCCTCATCACTGCATTTGCGACCATGCTGGCGGGAGAAGCCGCACCATTCCCATGA
- a CDS encoding P-II family nitrogen regulator, with translation MIETVIRKRIEILADSALARRVTDAIDRAGITGWTVTPVTSGKGRDGQWREERVLGTDKVFVLTIAPQEKAMALAEDLAPILSSHGLLLTMWDVEVIRGERF, from the coding sequence ATGATCGAAACCGTCATCCGCAAGCGGATCGAAATCCTCGCCGATTCGGCTCTCGCCCGCCGGGTGACAGACGCGATCGACCGCGCCGGGATAACCGGCTGGACGGTCACTCCGGTGACCTCCGGCAAGGGGCGTGACGGGCAGTGGCGCGAAGAGCGGGTGCTGGGCACCGACAAGGTCTTCGTCCTCACCATTGCGCCGCAGGAAAAGGCCATGGCGCTGGCGGAAGACCTCGCCCCGATCCTTTCCAGCCATGGCCTGCTGCTGACCATGTGGGACGTCGAGGTTATCCGGGGGGAGCGGTTCTGA
- a CDS encoding carbonic anhydrase, whose amino-acid sequence MPEFSQLLEGYRRFREHGYPQQRARFDRLAAEGQSPKLMIIGCSDSRVDPAQIFDVDPGEIFVVRNVAALVPPFETSPGLHGVSAALEFAVQVLRVRQIVVMGHGMCGGCRAALTQELHGARPGEGGFIADWIHLLDEARAPIAAMHGTEGREAERAMELAGVRVSLDNLRTFPCIREKEANGELKLRGTFFAISEGVLHVLNDDTGDFEPVS is encoded by the coding sequence ATGCCAGAGTTTTCCCAGCTTCTCGAAGGTTACCGCCGGTTCCGCGAACACGGCTATCCCCAGCAGCGCGCCCGGTTTGACCGCCTTGCGGCAGAAGGACAGAGCCCCAAGTTGATGATCATCGGCTGCTCGGACAGCCGGGTCGATCCCGCCCAGATATTCGACGTCGATCCGGGCGAGATTTTCGTGGTCCGCAATGTCGCCGCACTGGTCCCTCCATTCGAGACTTCACCGGGCCTGCACGGCGTTTCGGCCGCGCTGGAATTTGCGGTCCAGGTGCTCAGGGTGCGGCAGATCGTGGTCATGGGGCATGGCATGTGCGGCGGTTGCCGCGCTGCGCTGACTCAGGAACTGCACGGCGCCCGGCCCGGCGAAGGCGGCTTCATCGCCGACTGGATCCACCTGCTCGACGAGGCGCGTGCTCCGATTGCAGCCATGCACGGAACCGAAGGGCGCGAGGCCGAGCGGGCGATGGAACTGGCCGGGGTCCGGGTCAGCCTCGACAATCTGCGCACCTTCCCTTGCATCCGTGAGAAGGAGGCGAACGGAGAGCTGAAGCTGCGCGGCACATTCTTCGCGATTTCCGAAGGCGTGCTGCACGTGCTTAACGATGACACCGGGGATTTCGAGCCGGTCAGCTAA
- a CDS encoding NYN domain-containing protein, whose amino-acid sequence MAETSLKNIALLIDADNTSPKGIDPVLTVMAELGQVNIKRAYGNFAKNNLARWDQITHKYGIRPQQQFDLTAGKNATDMAMTIDAIDLLYQGKVDGFGIMSSDSDFTPLVTRLRQDGLIVYGFGSKEKTPVAFQSACTRFIDIDALIRDAKDEPEPGKPVATPAKAVIDEDLIELLGTAWKAAKRDENGFASLSEIGKIAGNRSSFDVRNFGYKRLSDLFATLDQFKVERRENGHYYARRLR is encoded by the coding sequence ATGGCTGAAACTTCCCTCAAGAATATCGCTCTGCTGATCGATGCCGACAACACCTCGCCCAAGGGCATCGACCCGGTGCTTACGGTCATGGCCGAACTGGGGCAGGTGAACATCAAGCGGGCCTATGGCAACTTTGCCAAGAACAACCTGGCCCGGTGGGACCAGATCACCCACAAATACGGAATTAGGCCGCAGCAGCAGTTTGACCTGACCGCAGGCAAGAACGCGACTGACATGGCGATGACCATCGACGCGATCGACCTGTTGTATCAGGGCAAGGTGGACGGGTTCGGGATCATGAGTTCTGACAGCGACTTCACCCCTCTGGTGACGCGGCTGCGGCAGGATGGCCTGATCGTCTACGGCTTTGGCAGCAAGGAAAAGACCCCGGTCGCGTTCCAGTCCGCCTGCACCCGGTTCATCGATATCGATGCGCTGATACGTGACGCCAAGGACGAACCCGAACCGGGCAAGCCGGTTGCCACACCTGCCAAGGCGGTGATCGATGAAGACCTGATCGAATTGCTTGGCACGGCCTGGAAAGCGGCCAAGCGCGACGAGAACGGCTTTGCCTCGCTCAGCGAGATCGGCAAGATTGCCGGCAACCGGTCAAGCTTCGACGTGCGCAACTTCGGCTACAAACGCCTGTCCGATCTGTTCGCGACGCTGGACCAGTTCAAGGTGGAGCGACGGGAGAACGGCCACTATTACGCGCGCCGCCTGCGCTGA
- the gyrA gene encoding DNA gyrase subunit A codes for MTDATDTLSPPSAPDEFERIDIVDEMKTSYLDYAMSVIVSRALPDVRDGLKPVHRRILFASQEGGFVAGRPYRKSAKIVGDVMGNYHPHGDSAIYEALARMTQDWSMRVPLVDGQGNFGSMDPDPPASMRYTEARLARVANSLLDDLDKDTVDFAENYDGSRQEPTVLPARFPNLLVNGAGGIAVGMATNIPPHNLGEVIDGCLAYMENPFITSEELFQIIPGPDFPTAPLILGQSGARSAYTTGRGSIIMRARHMIEKSRGDRESIVLTSMPYQVGKSGLVEKIAEAAKDKRIEGVSDIRDESSREGVRVVVDLKRDATAEVVLNQIWRFTPAQSSFPANMLAIRGGRPETLTLRDIIQAFITFREEVITRRTKFELNKARERAHILLGLVVAVSNLDEIVAIIRGSSNPAEARGKLLVREWPIGNIAQYIRLVEAIEPDAEQSGGTYRLSERQVKAILELRLHRLTALGRDEIGDELKVLADAIAEYLAILGDRVKLYAVMREELMEIRELYATPRVSEIAPAWDGLEDEDLIERDEMVVTVTHDGYIKRTPLSTFRAQHRGGKGRSGMATKDEDAVREMFVTSTHNPVLFFSTHGKVYRLKVWKLPEGGPTTRGRPIVNLLPALDTGETIRTVLPLPEDESTWGALSVVFATAKGNVRRNSMDAFANIPSNGKYAMRFDDDSDDRLIGVALLDASDDVLLATRAGKAIRFAGDEVREFTSRTSTGVRGMLLKGDDEVVSLSILHKVGADSEEREQYLRFAPWKGDKEGEPELAPERYEELAAREQFILTVCANGYGKLSSAYEYRRTGRGGQGITNIDNIARNGPVVASFPATPSDQLLLVTDQAKLIRIGLHTLRVIGRGSAGVRLFDVSDGENVVSAVRIDEQEEPENPAEEAIVEEMAGRTTDAIVPEASASGDDAGGTDGE; via the coding sequence TTGACCGACGCCACCGATACCCTTTCCCCGCCATCCGCGCCTGACGAATTCGAACGGATCGATATCGTCGACGAGATGAAGACCAGCTACCTCGATTACGCGATGAGCGTGATCGTGAGCCGCGCCCTGCCCGACGTGCGCGATGGTCTGAAACCGGTGCATCGGCGCATCCTGTTCGCCAGCCAGGAAGGCGGCTTTGTCGCCGGGCGGCCCTATCGCAAGAGCGCCAAGATCGTTGGTGACGTGATGGGTAACTACCACCCGCACGGCGATTCCGCGATCTACGAAGCCTTGGCGCGGATGACGCAGGACTGGTCGATGCGGGTGCCGCTGGTCGATGGTCAGGGCAACTTCGGCTCGATGGACCCCGATCCGCCGGCCTCGATGCGTTACACCGAAGCGCGCCTCGCCCGCGTCGCCAACAGCCTGCTCGACGATCTTGACAAGGACACCGTCGATTTCGCTGAAAACTATGATGGTTCCCGGCAGGAGCCGACCGTTCTGCCGGCCCGCTTCCCCAACCTGCTGGTCAATGGCGCAGGCGGGATCGCGGTCGGCATGGCGACCAATATCCCGCCGCACAACCTGGGCGAAGTGATCGACGGCTGCCTCGCCTATATGGAGAACCCGTTCATCACCAGCGAGGAGCTGTTCCAGATCATTCCCGGCCCGGACTTTCCCACGGCCCCGCTGATCCTGGGTCAGTCTGGCGCCCGCTCTGCCTATACCACCGGTCGCGGCTCGATCATCATGCGGGCGCGCCACATGATCGAGAAATCGCGCGGTGACCGCGAAAGCATCGTGCTGACTTCGATGCCTTACCAGGTCGGCAAGTCCGGCCTGGTCGAGAAGATCGCGGAAGCAGCCAAGGACAAGCGGATCGAAGGCGTTTCCGACATCCGCGACGAATCCAGCCGCGAAGGCGTGCGGGTGGTGGTGGACCTGAAACGCGACGCGACGGCAGAAGTCGTGCTCAACCAGATCTGGCGCTTTACCCCTGCCCAGTCGAGCTTCCCGGCCAACATGCTGGCGATCCGGGGCGGTCGCCCCGAAACGCTGACCCTGCGCGACATCATTCAGGCGTTCATCACCTTCCGCGAGGAAGTGATCACCCGCCGTACCAAGTTCGAGCTGAACAAGGCGCGCGAGCGGGCGCATATCTTGCTGGGCCTGGTCGTGGCAGTGTCCAACCTTGACGAGATCGTCGCGATCATCCGCGGGTCGTCCAACCCGGCCGAGGCGAGGGGCAAGCTGCTGGTGCGCGAATGGCCTATCGGCAACATCGCCCAGTACATCCGCCTGGTCGAGGCGATCGAGCCCGATGCCGAACAATCCGGCGGTACCTACCGTTTGAGCGAGCGGCAGGTGAAGGCCATCCTCGAACTGCGCCTCCATCGGCTGACCGCGCTGGGACGCGATGAAATCGGCGACGAGCTGAAAGTGCTGGCCGACGCAATTGCGGAATATCTCGCCATCCTGGGTGACCGGGTCAAACTCTACGCGGTTATGCGAGAGGAGCTGATGGAAATCCGCGAGCTCTACGCTACGCCGCGCGTCAGCGAGATCGCCCCGGCGTGGGACGGGCTGGAAGACGAGGACCTGATCGAGCGGGACGAGATGGTCGTGACCGTCACCCATGACGGCTACATCAAGCGCACGCCGCTTTCGACCTTCCGTGCCCAGCATCGCGGCGGCAAGGGGCGCAGCGGAATGGCCACCAAGGACGAGGATGCGGTGCGCGAGATGTTCGTCACCAGCACCCACAATCCGGTGCTGTTCTTCTCCACCCACGGCAAGGTCTATCGCCTGAAAGTGTGGAAGCTGCCCGAAGGCGGGCCAACCACGCGGGGGCGCCCGATCGTCAATCTTCTGCCTGCGCTGGACACCGGGGAGACCATCCGCACTGTCCTGCCGCTGCCGGAAGACGAAAGCACCTGGGGTGCGCTGTCGGTCGTGTTCGCCACGGCTAAGGGCAATGTCCGGCGCAACAGCATGGATGCCTTTGCCAACATCCCGTCGAACGGTAAGTACGCGATGCGTTTCGACGATGACAGCGACGATCGCCTGATCGGCGTTGCCCTGCTCGATGCCTCGGACGACGTGCTGCTCGCCACCCGCGCGGGCAAGGCGATCCGGTTCGCCGGGGACGAAGTCCGGGAATTCACCTCGCGCACTTCGACCGGCGTGCGCGGAATGCTGCTGAAGGGTGATGACGAGGTCGTCTCCCTGTCGATCCTGCACAAGGTCGGCGCCGACAGCGAAGAGCGCGAGCAATACCTGCGCTTCGCCCCTTGGAAGGGCGACAAAGAAGGCGAGCCCGAGCTTGCGCCGGAACGCTACGAAGAACTGGCGGCGCGGGAACAGTTCATCCTGACCGTCTGCGCCAATGGTTACGGCAAGCTTTCGTCCGCTTATGAATACCGCCGCACCGGGCGTGGCGGGCAAGGCATTACCAACATCGACAACATTGCCCGCAACGGGCCGGTTGTCGCCAGCTTCCCGGCGACCCCGTCGGATCAGTTGCTGCTGGTGACCGACCAGGCCAAGCTGATCCGGATCGGGTTGCACACCTTGCGGGTAATCGGGCGCGGCTCGGCCGGTGTTCGCCTGTTCGATGTGTCCGACGGCGAAAACGTGGTCAGCGCGGTTCGGATCGACGAGCAGGAAGAACCGGAAAATCCGGCTGAGGAAGCCATCGTCGAGGAAATGGCCGGACGCACGACCGACGCCATCGTGCCGGAGGCTTCAGCATCTGGCGATGACGCAGGCGGTACAGACGGCGAATAA
- a CDS encoding lysoplasmalogenase, producing MSRAALIEHRPWLLASIVAAVAYYALSDAPLGGIQLMVLKALGVAFLAAYALRRAPGHDGRLIAIVMALGAVGDAAIEVSFIAGGSAFFLGHLVAIGLYLRNRRAQTTASQRLAAVALLVATPLIAWLLSRDAAVALYSVALGAMAAAAWSSRFGRYRVGTGAVLFVVSDWLIFTRMGPIGENLLADWLIWPLYYSGQFLIATGVVQALRRHTPRAA from the coding sequence ATGTCGCGCGCAGCACTGATCGAACACCGTCCTTGGCTGCTCGCGAGCATTGTCGCTGCGGTAGCCTATTACGCCCTCTCGGACGCTCCACTGGGCGGCATACAGCTGATGGTGCTGAAGGCGCTCGGGGTGGCTTTCCTCGCGGCTTATGCCCTGCGCCGGGCTCCGGGTCACGATGGCCGGTTGATTGCTATCGTGATGGCACTGGGCGCCGTGGGTGACGCTGCGATCGAGGTCAGCTTTATTGCGGGTGGCAGCGCATTCTTCCTGGGGCATCTGGTCGCAATCGGCCTGTACCTGCGCAATCGGCGGGCCCAGACGACGGCCAGCCAGCGTCTGGCGGCTGTCGCCTTGCTGGTGGCTACGCCATTGATCGCCTGGTTGCTCAGCCGTGATGCCGCAGTTGCGCTCTATTCCGTGGCACTGGGGGCCATGGCGGCGGCTGCATGGAGCAGCCGGTTCGGCCGCTACCGGGTGGGAACGGGCGCTGTGCTGTTCGTGGTTTCCGACTGGCTGATCTTCACCCGGATGGGGCCCATCGGGGAGAACCTGCTCGCCGACTGGCTGATCTGGCCGCTGTATTATTCCGGGCAGTTCCTGATTGCGACCGGAGTGGTGCAGGCCCTCAGGCGGCACACCCCGCGCGCCGCCTGA
- the trmFO gene encoding methylenetetrahydrofolate--tRNA-(uracil(54)-C(5))-methyltransferase (FADH(2)-oxidizing) TrmFO: MTHDIHVIGGGLAGSEAAWQLARRGFRVRLSEMRGSGSGTPAHETDGLAELVCSNSFRSDDDTKNAVGLMHHEMRRLDSLVMQAGERARVPAGSAMAVDREAFSAEVERMLGAQSNITVVRERIDALPSSGPAIIATGPLTAEALAQSIVTATGQDRLAFFDAIAPIVHRDSIDMDICWMQSRWNKVDSIGGDGKDYINCPMTKEQYLAFHQGLLDGEKTEFKEWEASTPYFDGCMPIEVMASRGVETLRYGPMKPVGLDNPRDPTPEFPQGRWPYAVVQLRQDNKLGTLWNMVGFQTKLKHAEQVRLFRTIPGLENAEFARLGGLHRNTFLNSPLVLDRQLRLKGAEHIRFAGQITGCEGYVESAAVGLMAGLMAAAELAGRAWTPPPRTSAFGALLAHITGDAEAETFQPMNVNFGLFPPLHEVPKKSRKEAYTERGKADFGDWLAETDLVEPVLA; the protein is encoded by the coding sequence ATGACCCATGACATACACGTGATCGGCGGCGGACTGGCCGGATCCGAGGCTGCCTGGCAGCTGGCGCGGCGCGGCTTTCGGGTGCGGCTGTCGGAAATGCGCGGCAGCGGTTCGGGCACCCCGGCCCATGAAACCGATGGTCTGGCCGAACTGGTCTGTTCCAACAGTTTCCGCTCTGATGACGATACCAAGAATGCGGTCGGGCTGATGCACCATGAGATGCGGCGGCTCGACAGCCTGGTGATGCAGGCAGGCGAGCGGGCGCGGGTGCCGGCCGGATCGGCCATGGCGGTCGACCGTGAGGCGTTCTCCGCCGAAGTCGAGCGAATGCTTGGCGCACAGTCCAACATCACTGTTGTGCGAGAGCGGATCGATGCCCTGCCCTCTTCCGGCCCCGCGATCATTGCCACCGGGCCGCTGACGGCCGAAGCGCTGGCGCAAAGCATCGTTACCGCAACCGGGCAGGACCGGCTGGCCTTCTTCGACGCCATTGCCCCGATCGTCCATCGTGACAGCATCGACATGGATATCTGCTGGATGCAGAGCCGCTGGAACAAGGTCGACAGCATCGGCGGCGACGGCAAGGACTATATCAACTGCCCGATGACGAAGGAGCAGTACCTCGCCTTCCATCAGGGCCTGCTCGACGGCGAGAAGACCGAGTTCAAGGAATGGGAAGCGAGCACGCCCTATTTCGACGGGTGCATGCCGATCGAAGTCATGGCGTCGCGCGGTGTCGAAACCCTGCGCTACGGCCCGATGAAGCCGGTCGGGCTGGACAATCCGCGCGATCCAACGCCCGAGTTCCCGCAAGGGCGCTGGCCCTATGCCGTGGTCCAGCTGCGGCAGGACAACAAGCTGGGCACACTGTGGAACATGGTCGGCTTTCAGACCAAGCTGAAACATGCCGAGCAGGTGCGCCTGTTCCGGACCATTCCCGGCCTGGAGAATGCGGAGTTCGCGCGGTTGGGCGGGCTCCACCGCAACACGTTCCTCAACTCGCCACTGGTGCTTGACCGCCAGCTTCGCCTGAAAGGGGCGGAGCATATCCGCTTTGCCGGGCAGATTACCGGCTGCGAGGGCTATGTGGAAAGCGCCGCCGTGGGCCTGATGGCAGGGCTGATGGCGGCGGCCGAGCTGGCCGGCCGGGCATGGACGCCCCCTCCCCGCACCAGCGCATTCGGCGCCCTGCTCGCCCATATAACCGGGGACGCCGAGGCCGAGACATTCCAGCCGATGAACGTCAATTTCGGCCTTTTTCCGCCGCTCCACGAAGTGCCGAAGAAATCGCGCAAGGAAGCCTATACCGAGCGGGGCAAAGCCGATTTCGGGGACTGGCTGGCTGAAACAGATCTGGTCGAGCCGGTGCTGGCTTAG